A stretch of the Photobacterium sp. CCB-ST2H9 genome encodes the following:
- a CDS encoding HAD family phosphatase, with protein MHAIRPTLALMRYAFLLLFVFPLVSESSEADALPSWNDGPSKQAIIQFVQEVTRENSPHFVPPGERIATFDNDGTLWVEQPMYTQLFFVIDRIQALAPSHPEWKTQEPFKSVLQGDVKQALAGGNHSILELMMATHAGMSVLAFSTLVEEWIAIAKHPSTGRLFTEMVYQPMLELIAYLQENHFKTYIVSGGGIEFMRPWTEKVYGIPPEWVIGSSFKTEYKLIDGVPQLLRMPSVNFIDDKEGKPVGIHQFIGRRPIAAFGNSDGDFQMLQWVTAGDGKRLGLLVHHTDKAREWAYDRHSSVGKLDKALDAAKENGWVVVDMKTDWRTIYPSPH; from the coding sequence ATGCATGCGATTAGACCGACATTAGCACTGATGAGGTATGCGTTTCTTTTGCTGTTTGTCTTTCCTCTGGTCTCAGAGAGCAGCGAAGCTGATGCGTTGCCATCCTGGAACGATGGTCCAAGCAAACAGGCCATCATTCAGTTTGTTCAGGAGGTCACGCGTGAAAATTCTCCTCATTTTGTCCCCCCGGGAGAACGGATTGCGACTTTCGATAATGACGGGACATTGTGGGTTGAGCAACCCATGTATACCCAGCTGTTCTTTGTCATCGACAGAATTCAGGCTTTAGCACCGTCACATCCTGAATGGAAAACGCAGGAACCCTTCAAATCGGTGCTGCAGGGGGATGTCAAACAAGCCCTTGCCGGCGGGAATCATTCAATTCTCGAACTCATGATGGCAACCCATGCCGGAATGTCGGTGCTAGCTTTCTCAACACTCGTTGAGGAATGGATAGCCATCGCAAAACACCCGTCTACGGGGCGTCTTTTTACCGAGATGGTTTATCAGCCTATGCTGGAACTGATTGCCTACCTTCAGGAAAATCACTTTAAAACCTATATCGTTTCAGGTGGCGGTATTGAGTTCATGCGTCCCTGGACTGAAAAGGTGTATGGCATTCCTCCGGAGTGGGTGATTGGCAGCAGCTTTAAAACCGAATACAAACTGATTGATGGTGTTCCTCAGCTGCTGCGGATGCCGTCCGTTAATTTTATTGATGATAAAGAAGGAAAACCGGTTGGGATTCATCAGTTTATCGGGCGGCGCCCAATCGCTGCCTTCGGAAACTCAGACGGCGATTTTCAAATGCTTCAGTGGGTCACGGCTGGTGACGGGAAACGCTTAGGATTGCTTGTACACCATACGGATAAAGCGCGTGAATGGGCATACGATCGACATTCATCTGTCGGAAAACTGGATAAGGCACTGGATGCTGCGAAGGAAAATGGCTGGGTTGTTGTGGATATGAAAACGGACTGGCGAACCATCTACCCGTCTCCACATTAA